TGTGTTCCAGCGTTGTTTAATACCGCATTGGTGTCAGCCACAACATGCATTTGCGCTAACTTAACGGCGTCACCATTACCTTGGGTTGAAACATTTTTTTGTATTAAATCTCTTAAGGGATTACCCACTTGCTTTTGTTGATAATAAACAGTTTGGCTGTCATCGCCCCAGTACCATGATTCAGGAGAGCGACCGAACCAATCAGGATCAGACATAATTTTTTCTAGGGTAATTGTCGTTGCACTTGCCGCGCCTGCAGCAGATGTTGCTAAAACACTAACAGGCGCTTCACTGGTCATAGCATTATTATCTAACGTAACCTTTTTCTGAGCTGTTGATGCACATGCGGCTAAAGAAAAACTAATAGCAGCAGCAATTAATTGTAGTTTCATAGTTTATTTTACTTATATTGGTTTATTTATAAGGGGTCTGACTAAAGAATACTTATCTAAACGATTAAATAACTGTTAATAAATACGTTAATACTGTGAAAGTTATAAATTTGTTCATCAAAATAATTACGCCTAGTTATACTAAGCTATGACTAAATATTCAATAAAACTAAGCGTTAACACGACCAATAACGAATTTTATAAGATGAAAGCCTGTCAATATCAGAAACCACGTTAAGCTTATTTAGGCTTAAGCTTTTATCTCTGTTATAATCGCGCGCCTTATCAATGTGAATGTACTGTAAATGATCATTGTTAGGCTATAAACGTGAATAAAATCACGCGAGTCTCTAGTATAAAAATTAATTTAGGTAATGTATGAACTTAGCTCCAACCCAGAAAACAACACCAAAACTATTCGATTACCCTAAGTATTGGGCAGAATGTTATGGCACTGCGCCATTTTTGCCGATGTCTCGACAAGAAATGGATGTGTTAGGCTGGGACAGTTGCGATATTATTCTTGTAACTGGCGATGCTTATGTTGACCACCCTAGCTTTGGCATGGCGGTTATTGGTCGTATGCTTGAGTCGCAAGGCTTTCGCGTTGGCATAATTGCTCAACCTGATTGGAAAACCAAAGACGCTTTCATGCAACTAGGTAAACCTAATTTATTTTTTGGTGTAACCGCCGGCAATATGGACTCGATGATCAATCGCTACACCGCTGAACGCCGTATGCGTCATGATGATGCCTACACGCCTAACGATGAAGGTGGCAAACGCCCTGACCGCGCCGTAACCGCTTATACCCAAAAATGTAAAGAAGCCTACAAAGGCGTGCCTATTATTATTGGTGGTATCGAAGCGAGTTTACGCCGGGTAGCTCATTATGATTATTGGTCTGACAAAGTGCGTCAATCGGTACTGTTTGATTCGAAAGCTGATTTACTTATATACGGCAATGCCGAACGTCCGCTTATTGAAATTGCCCATCGCATTGCCAATGGCGACGATGTTAAAAACATTACCGATGTACGTGGTAGCGCATTTTTAGCGAACCAAGTACTACCGGGTTGGAAAGGCATTGACTCACGTAGTATTGATAAGCCTGGGAAAATTGACCCTATTTATAGCCCTTACCAAGATATGACCTCGCCTGATTGTGCAACAACATCGGCCGATGCTGCAGCTAAAGCCGCTGAAGAAATGGTAACAAATGCAGCGGAAAAAGATGTAACGAAAACAGCGCAACCTATTCAGTTAAGTGAGTTTAGAGCGGCTGCCCATAAAAATGTGTCGTGGGCAGACAAGAAAAAACCATGGGAAACTACTTATATTAACTTGCCAACCTTTGAGCAAGTAAGAGACAACAAAACCCTTTATGCCCATGCTTCACGTATTTTTCATCAAGAAGTAAACCCAACGTCTGCCAAACCATTAGTACAAAAGCACGGTAGCCGCCTTATTTGGTTAAACCCGCCAGCAAAGCCGTTATCAGAAGCTGAAATGGATGGTGTATTTGGTTTACCTTATCAACGTGTACCTCACCCTTCATATGGTGATGCTAAAATACCTGCATACGACATGATCAAAACCTCAATCAATATTATGCGTGGTTGTTTTGGTGGTTGTACTTTCTGCTCTATCACTGAGCATGAAGGACGTATCATTCAAAGTCGTAGTGAAGATTCTATTATCGCTGAAATTGAAGATATTAAACTGAAAGTACCGGGCTTTACTGGCGTTATTTCCGATCTTGGCGGCCCTACCGCCAACATGTACAAATTGAATTGTAAAAGTGAGAAAGCTGAAGCAACTTGTCGTAAACCGTCATGTGTTTGGCCAACTATTTGTGGTCACTTAGATACCGATCATACTCCAACCATTAATTTATATCGCAGAGCGCGAAAAGTTAAAGGTATTAAAAAAATTCTTATTGCTTCAGGCGTGAGATACGATTTAGCGATTGAATCCCCTGAATATGTTCAAGAGCTAGCAACTCATCATGTGGGTGGCTATTTAAAAATTGCCCCTGAACATACCGAAGAAGGGCCATTAAATAAAATGATGAAGCCTGGTATGGGCAGCTATAACAAGTTTAAAGAAATGTTCGATCATTACTCTAAACTTGCCGGTAAAAAGCAATATTTGATCCCCTACTTCATATCAGCGCATCCAGGTACTACCGATTTAGACATGGTAAACCTCGCATTATGGTTAAAAGAAAACGACTTTAAGCTCGACCAAGTACAAAATTTCTATCCGTCGCCTTTGGCAAACGCTACAACGCTTTATCACACTGAAATAGATTCATTGCGCAATGTAAAAAAAGATAGCGCGTCTGTATCCGTACCAAAAGGCACAATTCAGCGCCGTTTGCATAAAGCGATATTGCGTTATCATGATCCTGCTAACTGGGGCATTATTCGTGACGCTTTAACAAAAATGGGCCTTGCAAGAAAACTCATTGGTAGTAAGCCTGGTTGTTTAGTACCTAATGAAACAAGAAATGAAAGCCAACAGGTGCATTATAAAAATAACGGCAAAGGTAAAAATAATGCCTTAGGCAATAAAACCTCGCCGGGCCAAGAAAAGCGTTATGGTAAAAAGCCAGTAACCGCTAAAAAAGCTAAACCTGGCGATAAAGCTAAACAAGGTTTAACACGTTTTTCTGATAATCAATTTAGTGACAGAAAACCGACAAGCCCTGTAAAGAAAAAACGTAGTAACAATCCGCGTTAAAGTTTAAGTTATTAATCTATTGATAAAAGTCAAAAAGCCTAGCGTTATCGCTAGGCTTTTTTTGTTTGTGCTCCAGATAGAAACACCTTAAAACATTGTTCACCCAAACGTGATAGATACAGTTGTCCTCTCGAAATTGTGGGTTCACCCTCGCTTAATAAAATATCACAACATCAAAATCTTAAATGGGTATCATCCTAATTTCTAAGAATTATTATTTTTATAGGTTTGAGTGAAAGAATTAAATAGTATTGCCTGTCCTATATTTTCAGGTATGAAAACTACGTCATAAAAAGTCTCATCTATTTGACGTTTTCAAAGCTACTGCACCCATAAAACTCTTTTTAGAGCGTTAAGTCACAGTAACAGCTCTGTATATAACTTGATTTAGTGGATTTTATATTCTGAATGGAAGATGCTGTTTAAAAAATAGCTACCCGTT
The Colwellia sp. Arc7-D genome window above contains:
- a CDS encoding YgiQ family radical SAM protein; this encodes MNLAPTQKTTPKLFDYPKYWAECYGTAPFLPMSRQEMDVLGWDSCDIILVTGDAYVDHPSFGMAVIGRMLESQGFRVGIIAQPDWKTKDAFMQLGKPNLFFGVTAGNMDSMINRYTAERRMRHDDAYTPNDEGGKRPDRAVTAYTQKCKEAYKGVPIIIGGIEASLRRVAHYDYWSDKVRQSVLFDSKADLLIYGNAERPLIEIAHRIANGDDVKNITDVRGSAFLANQVLPGWKGIDSRSIDKPGKIDPIYSPYQDMTSPDCATTSADAAAKAAEEMVTNAAEKDVTKTAQPIQLSEFRAAAHKNVSWADKKKPWETTYINLPTFEQVRDNKTLYAHASRIFHQEVNPTSAKPLVQKHGSRLIWLNPPAKPLSEAEMDGVFGLPYQRVPHPSYGDAKIPAYDMIKTSINIMRGCFGGCTFCSITEHEGRIIQSRSEDSIIAEIEDIKLKVPGFTGVISDLGGPTANMYKLNCKSEKAEATCRKPSCVWPTICGHLDTDHTPTINLYRRARKVKGIKKILIASGVRYDLAIESPEYVQELATHHVGGYLKIAPEHTEEGPLNKMMKPGMGSYNKFKEMFDHYSKLAGKKQYLIPYFISAHPGTTDLDMVNLALWLKENDFKLDQVQNFYPSPLANATTLYHTEIDSLRNVKKDSASVSVPKGTIQRRLHKAILRYHDPANWGIIRDALTKMGLARKLIGSKPGCLVPNETRNESQQVHYKNNGKGKNNALGNKTSPGQEKRYGKKPVTAKKAKPGDKAKQGLTRFSDNQFSDRKPTSPVKKKRSNNPR